A single window of Novipirellula galeiformis DNA harbors:
- a CDS encoding GYD domain-containing protein: protein MATFITTIKFTPQGIKAIKETTQRAASLKSAAKKMGVSVKHIFWTLGDHDGTLIFEAPDDETAAALMMHLGAAGNVHTATERAFTAAEMDTVLAKVHGG, encoded by the coding sequence ATGGCGACTTTCATTACCACGATCAAGTTCACCCCGCAGGGAATCAAGGCCATCAAGGAAACGACCCAACGTGCGGCCTCCCTAAAATCGGCGGCCAAGAAGATGGGCGTGAGCGTCAAGCACATCTTCTGGACGCTAGGGGATCACGATGGAACGTTGATCTTTGAAGCACCCGATGACGAAACGGCGGCCGCATTGATGATGCACTTGGGCGCAGCCGGCAATGTTCACACGGCGACCGAACGAGCCTTCACGGCGGCCGAGATGGACACCGTGCTGGCGAAGGTGCATGGGGGCTAA